A stretch of Geobacter sp. DNA encodes these proteins:
- a CDS encoding peptidylprolyl isomerase produces MLGIMRKYKESIIIKIVFGIIVTTFVGTIFLVWGKGDSDKGPSGFAARVNGTKITLEQYQRSYYNLRNVYEQIYGQSLSPELEKKMGLKKLALENLIDATLVRQEAKKMGIKVSKDEIAAAIAATPSFQNNGAFDFTLYQQILKANRLTPKDYEEGQKDELMSKKARQQIMDKAQVTDDDALAAFKKQNDKVDLQFVSFSPVEVRNEVKLTEQELGTYLQGHQEQFKTPEQISISYLVLDPAKVSGKISVTDEEAQAYYQRNIDRYQGKGGILPYTEVKERAKADALKAKAAKQAYEMAADALNKNIKSADLVAAAKTLGTGIAETPLFTAATPPATLAGEAAVLKRAFTLKPDELGGPVETPKGIYLIKLKERKPAAVPPLAQIKALVEKSAASDKAQELAKQKAEAALAAFAKNSSPAKAQETGSFGYSDKSPVIPKIGPSPEIMEAAFSLTAQAPAAKTPFKIGDRWYAIRLKSRIAADTATFQQTKEQLKKAMLPKKQQEVLDAWLKELKAKAKIETNQALLTD; encoded by the coding sequence ATGCTCGGCATCATGCGAAAATACAAGGAATCAATCATTATCAAGATAGTCTTCGGGATTATCGTGACTACCTTCGTCGGCACCATATTTCTCGTCTGGGGCAAAGGAGATAGCGATAAAGGCCCGTCGGGTTTTGCCGCACGGGTGAACGGCACGAAGATCACCCTTGAACAGTACCAGCGCAGCTATTACAACCTGCGAAACGTTTACGAACAGATCTACGGCCAGTCGCTCTCCCCTGAACTGGAAAAGAAAATGGGGTTGAAGAAGCTGGCCCTTGAAAACCTCATTGATGCCACCCTAGTTCGCCAGGAGGCAAAAAAGATGGGGATCAAGGTGAGCAAAGACGAGATTGCCGCTGCCATCGCTGCCACGCCATCGTTCCAGAATAACGGCGCCTTTGACTTTACCCTCTATCAGCAGATCCTCAAGGCCAACCGGCTGACCCCGAAGGATTACGAGGAAGGTCAAAAAGACGAACTGATGAGCAAAAAGGCCCGTCAGCAGATCATGGACAAGGCACAGGTCACCGATGACGATGCTCTGGCCGCCTTCAAGAAACAGAACGACAAGGTAGACCTGCAGTTTGTATCCTTTTCGCCGGTAGAAGTCCGGAACGAAGTGAAACTGACCGAGCAGGAACTCGGCACCTACCTGCAGGGGCATCAGGAGCAGTTCAAGACCCCCGAGCAGATCAGCATCTCCTATCTCGTCCTCGATCCGGCAAAGGTATCGGGGAAGATATCGGTCACCGATGAAGAGGCGCAGGCATACTACCAGCGGAACATCGACCGCTATCAGGGCAAGGGGGGAATTCTTCCCTATACCGAGGTAAAGGAACGGGCCAAGGCCGACGCACTCAAGGCCAAGGCAGCAAAACAGGCATACGAAATGGCTGCCGACGCACTCAACAAAAACATCAAGAGTGCCGACCTCGTAGCGGCAGCCAAGACGCTCGGAACCGGCATCGCCGAAACGCCCCTATTCACGGCAGCAACCCCGCCTGCCACGCTGGCCGGCGAAGCTGCCGTGCTCAAGCGCGCCTTCACGCTGAAGCCGGATGAACTAGGCGGCCCGGTGGAGACGCCAAAGGGGATCTACCTCATCAAGTTGAAAGAGAGAAAACCGGCTGCAGTCCCCCCGCTTGCCCAGATCAAGGCCCTGGTAGAGAAGAGCGCTGCCTCGGACAAGGCGCAGGAACTGGCGAAGCAGAAGGCCGAAGCGGCCTTGGCAGCCTTTGCCAAGAACAGCTCCCCGGCCAAGGCCCAGGAAACCGGTTCCTTCGGCTATTCCGACAAGTCACCCGTCATCCCCAAGATCGGCCCGTCACCGGAGATCATGGAAGCTGCCTTCAGCCTCACTGCCCAAGCCCCTGCTGCCAAGACCCCGTTCAAGATCGGCGATCGCTGGTATGCCATCCGGCTGAAAAGCCGCATTGCAGCCGATACGGCCACATTCCAGCAGACCAAGGAACAGTTGAAAAAAGCCATGCTCCCGAAGAAACAGCAGGAAGTCCTGGATGCCTGGCTCAAGGAACTGAAGGCAAAGGCAAAGATCGAGACCAATCAGGCGCTGCTTACCGACTAA
- a CDS encoding phosphoribosylaminoimidazolesuccinocarboxamide synthase has product MSTIVLTTDFPDLKLAGRGKVRDIYDLGDALLIVTTDRISAFDVIMNEGIPDKGFVLTQISTFWFRQMEDIIPNHIISTDVADFPAECRKYAAQLEGRSMLVKKAKPLAAECIVRGYLSGSGWKDYQATGAICGIKLPAGLVESDKLPEPIFTPSTKAELGTHDENISFEQMIELMGEETASKVRDVTLKIYSKARDIAATKGIIIADTKFEYGIYNGELIIIDECMTPDSSRFWPKDGYKPGGPQPSFDKQFLRDYLETLDWNKTAPAPPLPDHIVAKTGEKYMEALERLTGKGK; this is encoded by the coding sequence ATGTCCACAATAGTCCTGACCACTGATTTCCCCGATCTGAAACTGGCCGGACGCGGCAAGGTACGCGACATTTATGACCTTGGCGACGCCTTGCTCATCGTCACCACCGACCGGATATCGGCATTCGATGTCATCATGAACGAGGGAATCCCGGACAAGGGGTTCGTCCTGACCCAGATCTCCACCTTCTGGTTCCGGCAAATGGAGGATATCATCCCCAACCACATCATCTCCACCGATGTGGCAGACTTCCCCGCAGAGTGCCGCAAATACGCGGCACAGCTCGAAGGGCGCTCCATGCTGGTCAAAAAGGCCAAGCCCCTGGCTGCTGAGTGCATTGTCCGTGGCTACCTTTCCGGTTCGGGCTGGAAGGATTACCAGGCAACCGGCGCCATTTGCGGCATCAAGCTCCCCGCGGGGCTCGTGGAATCGGACAAGCTCCCCGAGCCGATCTTTACCCCCTCCACCAAGGCCGAACTCGGCACCCACGACGAGAACATCTCATTTGAGCAGATGATTGAGCTGATGGGTGAGGAAACCGCTTCAAAGGTACGCGACGTTACCCTGAAGATCTACTCCAAGGCCCGCGATATCGCCGCCACCAAGGGGATCATCATCGCCGACACCAAATTCGAATACGGCATCTATAACGGCGAGTTGATCATCATCGACGAATGCATGACCCCGGATTCCAGCCGCTTCTGGCCCAAGGACGGATACAAGCCCGGCGGCCCGCAGCCGAGCTTCGACAAGCAGTTTCTGCGCGACTACCTGGAGACCCTCGACTGGAACAAGACCGCTCCGGCTCCGCCGCTGCCGGACCACATCGTGGCAAAGACCGGCGAAAAGTACATGGAAGCGCTGGAGCGACTCACCGGCAAAGGGAAATAG
- a CDS encoding aldolase, whose amino-acid sequence MRDQIVKYAGKLLADRSALEGRIAIAAKDDVLLADGDPALVRLAGSVLDRLNCLSLVAASPAVPFADFLVARAPAGDCAIVPRDTETRTFLHDIPFLRANDLEADPAARIAQLLGSRKGVVVEGVGIIASGALTVEQAYINYSSVFHATFVKYLEDLLVEGFRLPGEKEAFAAFRTGWLRPLTAEGLVFRLGPLVDPDEILDEVTTVGRYTVERGLVDSFFGNISCRCGDMIYISQTAASLDELSGCIDPVPFGNTSTTGITASSELAAHRRIFETSDAAVILHGHPKFAVVMSMLCEEEGCPVTDCWKDCPKVRIMGGTPVVAGEIGAGGLAKRVPPVIAGPGRAMVYGHGVFTIGRTGFAEAFSALVEVENWCRTEYFRRLALRG is encoded by the coding sequence ATGAGGGACCAGATCGTCAAGTATGCGGGGAAACTCCTGGCCGACCGCTCGGCGCTGGAGGGGCGCATAGCCATTGCGGCCAAGGATGATGTGCTGCTGGCCGATGGCGACCCTGCGCTGGTGCGGCTTGCCGGCAGTGTCCTCGACCGGCTCAACTGCCTCTCCCTGGTAGCGGCGTCTCCTGCCGTCCCCTTTGCCGATTTCCTGGTGGCCCGCGCCCCGGCCGGAGACTGTGCCATCGTGCCCCGCGACACGGAAACCCGCACCTTTCTCCATGACATCCCGTTCCTGCGTGCCAATGATCTAGAAGCCGACCCTGCTGCCCGGATCGCACAGTTGCTCGGAAGCCGCAAGGGGGTGGTGGTGGAGGGGGTGGGGATCATTGCCAGCGGTGCGCTCACCGTGGAGCAGGCCTACATCAACTACTCATCCGTGTTCCATGCAACCTTTGTCAAGTACCTGGAAGACCTGCTGGTTGAAGGGTTTCGCCTCCCCGGCGAAAAGGAGGCATTTGCCGCCTTTCGCACAGGCTGGCTGAGACCGCTGACCGCCGAGGGGCTCGTCTTTCGGCTGGGGCCACTCGTGGACCCGGACGAGATCCTGGACGAGGTGACGACGGTTGGCAGGTACACAGTGGAGCGGGGGCTGGTCGACTCGTTCTTCGGCAATATCTCCTGCCGCTGCGGCGATATGATCTACATATCCCAGACCGCGGCCAGCCTGGATGAACTCTCGGGGTGCATCGACCCTGTCCCCTTCGGCAATACCTCGACCACCGGGATCACCGCCTCCAGCGAACTGGCAGCACACCGCCGTATCTTTGAGACCAGCGATGCCGCGGTGATCCTCCATGGCCATCCCAAGTTCGCCGTGGTCATGAGCATGCTCTGCGAAGAGGAAGGGTGCCCGGTCACCGACTGCTGGAAGGATTGCCCCAAGGTGCGGATCATGGGGGGGACGCCGGTGGTGGCGGGTGAGATCGGTGCCGGCGGTCTGGCCAAGCGGGTGCCGCCGGTGATCGCAGGCCCCGGACGGGCAATGGTGTACGGTCACGGCGTATTCACCATCGGTCGCACCGGATTTGCCGAGGCCTTCAGCGCCCTGGTGGAGGTGGAGAACTGGTGCCGCACCGAATATTTCCGCCGGTTGGCGCTACGGGGATAA
- a CDS encoding aldehyde:ferredoxin oxidoreductase — protein MHGWTGTILKVDLTSGRIWREEIPEEFLHAYLGGRGLGVRLMRDYFRLDPFDPEMPLIFAVGPLCGTPAPTAARLAVVSRSPLTGTIYDCSAGGRFAWRLKAAGLDALFITGQSPTPVALAIDGDSAEFLPADTLWGMEVKESVHALAGHGSVATIGPAGENGVLFANIMMGEGNSVGRGGLGAVMGAKRLKAVTVDGAGSVSPADAERFEHARRDVMRLFRASPVIFGELGIAQFGTPALVDLMRQRRMAPTENFRKTVFPASGNYSGPAILRDYQAKNDGCFGCPIQCKKSTPQGEHLPEYETVSHFGALNGISSLAAIVKANTLCNDLGMDTITAAATLSAWGEIRGRFPSAEEVPALLRAAAGRCGAGELLSLGSRRLTEQLGRPDLSMSVKGLELPAYDPRGAYGMALAYCTSNRGGCHLRAYPISHEILRKPVPTDRFSFSGKARIIKIAEDTNAAVDSLVACKFSFFGATLEEYAELLSATTGTEFTPQTLKEIGERIYLTERWYNCENGFTTADDRLPERFYAEPGSSGEGIEVFPIDRARFEEELQKYYRIRGLTPEGTFSDPTYLERQP, from the coding sequence ATGCACGGCTGGACCGGAACCATACTGAAGGTCGATCTGACCTCTGGGCGCATCTGGCGGGAAGAGATCCCCGAAGAGTTCCTGCACGCCTACCTGGGGGGGCGGGGGCTCGGGGTGCGCCTGATGCGCGACTATTTCCGGCTCGATCCGTTCGACCCGGAGATGCCGTTGATCTTTGCCGTCGGCCCGCTCTGCGGCACCCCGGCTCCTACAGCCGCACGTCTTGCCGTGGTTTCCCGTTCGCCGCTCACCGGGACCATCTACGACTGTTCCGCCGGCGGCAGGTTTGCGTGGCGCCTGAAAGCCGCGGGCCTTGACGCCCTGTTCATCACCGGCCAGAGCCCGACCCCGGTGGCCCTGGCCATCGACGGGGACAGTGCCGAGTTCCTGCCTGCCGATACCCTCTGGGGCATGGAGGTGAAGGAATCCGTCCATGCGCTTGCAGGGCACGGCAGCGTGGCAACCATCGGCCCTGCCGGCGAGAACGGCGTCCTCTTCGCCAACATCATGATGGGGGAAGGGAATTCGGTGGGGCGGGGGGGGCTCGGTGCGGTCATGGGGGCAAAACGGCTCAAGGCCGTCACCGTGGACGGTGCCGGGAGCGTTTCCCCGGCCGATGCCGAACGGTTCGAGCATGCCCGGCGGGACGTCATGCGCCTGTTCAGGGCCTCGCCCGTCATCTTCGGCGAACTGGGGATTGCCCAGTTCGGCACCCCGGCCCTGGTCGACCTGATGCGGCAGCGGCGCATGGCACCCACCGAAAACTTCCGCAAGACCGTCTTCCCTGCATCGGGCAACTACTCCGGCCCGGCCATCCTCCGCGACTACCAGGCGAAGAACGACGGCTGTTTCGGCTGCCCGATCCAGTGCAAGAAGAGCACCCCGCAGGGGGAGCATCTCCCCGAATACGAGACGGTTTCCCACTTCGGGGCCTTGAACGGCATCTCCAGCCTCGCTGCCATCGTCAAGGCCAACACCCTTTGCAACGACCTGGGGATGGACACCATCACCGCGGCAGCCACCCTTTCCGCATGGGGGGAGATCCGGGGGCGGTTCCCCTCTGCGGAAGAGGTTCCGGCGCTCTTACGTGCCGCTGCCGGGCGCTGTGGCGCCGGCGAACTTCTCTCCCTCGGTTCGCGGCGGCTGACCGAGCAGCTGGGCCGGCCCGATCTCTCCATGAGCGTCAAGGGGCTGGAGCTTCCGGCCTACGACCCGCGCGGGGCGTACGGCATGGCGCTTGCCTACTGCACCAGCAATCGCGGCGGCTGCCACCTGCGCGCCTATCCCATCTCCCACGAGATCCTGCGCAAGCCGGTTCCCACCGACCGCTTTTCCTTTTCCGGCAAGGCACGGATCATCAAGATCGCCGAGGATACCAATGCCGCTGTGGACTCCCTGGTCGCCTGCAAGTTTTCCTTCTTCGGCGCCACCCTAGAGGAGTATGCCGAGCTGCTCAGCGCCACTACCGGCACGGAATTCACCCCCCAGACGCTGAAGGAGATCGGCGAGCGGATCTATCTCACCGAGCGGTGGTATAACTGCGAAAACGGCTTCACTACGGCGGATGACCGGCTGCCGGAGCGGTTCTATGCCGAGCCCGGGTCGAGCGGGGAAGGGATCGAGGTCTTTCCCATCGATCGCGCGCGCTTTGAGGAGGAGTTGCAGAAATACTACCGGATCAGGGGGCTGACCCCGGAAGGGACGTTCAGCGATCCGACCTATCTGGAGCGTCAGCCATGA
- a CDS encoding NTP transferase domain-containing protein, producing the protein MYIVILAGGSGTRFWPLSRKKQPKQLMSVFGGRSMLQRTVDRVIPLKPKRILVVTNVEQAAETAAQLAFVRGVPLEIIEEPVGRNTAPAIALAAAVIARHDPQGLMAVLPADHFIIDEEGFRATLLQAAEPARNGYLVTLGITPDRPETGYGYIEADTDLRGNGPYPVKRFVEKPSLERAMEFLAAGRFFWNSGMFLWQCSTILEELATHMPDLFAAMDKLVFSDDIWELADLKPQIASVYGEIAGQSIDYGVMEKADRVEVVPADFGWSDVGSWSALPGLIPGDADDNVALNDTPLVAVDAGECLIHGNGKLVALVGVSGLVVVDTADALLVCPRERAQEVRKVVEELEKRGLAHYL; encoded by the coding sequence ATGTATATAGTGATCCTTGCCGGCGGTTCCGGAACCCGATTCTGGCCGCTCTCCCGGAAGAAACAGCCTAAACAGCTCATGTCGGTGTTCGGTGGCAGGTCCATGTTGCAGCGGACCGTGGATCGCGTCATCCCCCTCAAGCCGAAGCGGATACTGGTCGTCACCAACGTCGAACAGGCTGCCGAAACGGCTGCCCAGCTCGCTTTCGTGCGGGGGGTCCCCCTGGAGATCATCGAGGAGCCGGTGGGGCGCAATACCGCCCCTGCCATTGCGCTGGCCGCGGCCGTCATTGCTCGCCATGACCCCCAGGGGCTCATGGCGGTGCTTCCTGCCGATCATTTCATCATCGATGAGGAAGGTTTCAGGGCAACGCTCCTGCAGGCGGCGGAACCCGCACGCAACGGCTACCTGGTGACCCTCGGCATCACTCCGGATCGGCCCGAAACAGGCTATGGCTACATCGAGGCGGATACGGACTTGCGCGGCAACGGCCCCTATCCGGTGAAGCGGTTCGTGGAAAAGCCGTCGCTGGAAAGGGCCATGGAGTTCCTGGCTGCAGGGCGTTTTTTCTGGAACAGCGGCATGTTTCTCTGGCAGTGCTCCACCATCCTGGAAGAGCTGGCAACCCACATGCCCGACCTGTTCGCTGCCATGGACAAACTGGTCTTCTCCGACGACATCTGGGAGCTTGCTGACCTGAAACCGCAGATCGCTTCAGTTTACGGGGAGATCGCCGGGCAATCCATCGATTACGGTGTCATGGAGAAGGCCGACCGGGTCGAGGTGGTGCCTGCCGATTTCGGCTGGAGCGACGTGGGGAGCTGGAGCGCCCTGCCAGGGCTCATTCCTGGCGATGCCGACGACAACGTGGCATTGAACGATACCCCCCTGGTGGCCGTGGATGCCGGGGAGTGCCTGATACACGGCAATGGCAAACTGGTGGCCCTGGTGGGGGTTTCGGGGCTGGTGGTGGTGGATACAGCCGATGCCCTGCTGGTCTGCCCCAGGGAGAGGGCCCAGGAGGTGCGGAAGGTGGTGGAAGAGCTGGAAAAACGGGGATTGGCGCACTACCTGTGA